One segment of Nostoc flagelliforme CCNUN1 DNA contains the following:
- a CDS encoding major capsid protein, with product MPESVGALLERLKAENVLIDTVNYPRLQFGPRTRRYYFSELLPERNVTRNEYREEEIAYKTVMPNSGTRYSPVVIKGGARVGSFLVELGESDIGSEFTGQAFDNLIDKLGQNNVDSMQQAEEQIVNFTDRTIGRALAEYREKQRADAIVKAQIIRKGANNYQEIVNVPNPEGHRVTIPSGTVGLPTGWYNDGYDPMEDIIGKINWLRTEKGLIATRCVTSTKMKMRLAMHPKVQAYGGGITIIQGSLAGTGPNGTSGVVDLAFAKNEIPRCDTYDLRFFNGDGSSERFMDENAFVILCETGRDQTIDLGDEEPIPLYNTLGYTAIGRPVGEAKPGVTNRATYKDDKPPRIEMQGWQTILPVIQDPEAIAVLNIPDPTS from the coding sequence ATGCCGGAAAGTGTAGGCGCTCTACTAGAGCGATTAAAAGCAGAAAACGTTTTAATTGATACGGTCAACTATCCCCGATTGCAGTTTGGCCCGAGAACTCGCAGATATTACTTTAGTGAACTTCTTCCTGAGCGAAATGTAACTCGCAATGAGTACCGCGAAGAAGAAATCGCGTATAAGACCGTTATGCCTAACTCCGGTACTCGTTATTCGCCGGTAGTAATTAAAGGTGGCGCACGAGTCGGATCTTTCCTGGTAGAGCTTGGAGAATCCGATATTGGGTCAGAATTTACGGGACAAGCTTTCGACAACCTAATTGATAAATTAGGTCAGAATAATGTCGATTCAATGCAGCAAGCAGAAGAACAAATTGTTAACTTCACCGATCGCACTATCGGGAGAGCGCTGGCTGAATATCGAGAAAAGCAACGGGCTGATGCGATCGTAAAAGCTCAGATAATCCGTAAAGGTGCAAACAACTATCAAGAGATAGTGAATGTACCAAACCCTGAAGGGCATCGGGTAACAATTCCTAGTGGCACAGTCGGGCTACCTACTGGTTGGTACAACGACGGTTACGATCCGATGGAAGACATCATCGGTAAGATCAACTGGCTGAGAACCGAGAAGGGCTTAATCGCAACTCGTTGCGTCACCTCAACCAAAATGAAAATGCGGCTGGCTATGCACCCCAAAGTGCAAGCTTACGGCGGCGGAATCACAATCATCCAAGGGAGTTTAGCAGGTACTGGGCCTAACGGCACATCCGGCGTTGTTGATTTGGCTTTTGCTAAAAACGAAATCCCCCGGTGTGATACCTACGACCTTCGCTTTTTCAATGGCGATGGTTCTAGCGAACGGTTCATGGACGAGAACGCCTTTGTCATCCTGTGTGAAACCGGACGCGATCAGACGATTGATTTGGGTGACGAAGAACCGATTCCTTTGTACAACACTTTGGGTTACACCGCGATCGGTAGACCAGTTGGGGAAGCCAAGCCTGGGGTAACTAATCGTGCCACTTATAAAGACGACAAGCCACCCCGCATTGAAATGCAAGGATGGCAAACAATTCTGCCAGTCATTCAAGACCCTGAAGCGATCGCTGTTCTAAATATCCCCGACCCCACAAGCTAA